The Desulfovibrio litoralis DSM 11393 genomic interval GACGAAACTTCTTCGATTTTTCCATTTTATCTTTTGTATGATAAGAATAACACAAGAATTTTTCCGTCGACCGAAACTTTAAAAACCGAGTTACTCTCTCCGCCTGTTCATATTGCTGAAAAATTAAGAATTAAACCCACTGATTCCGTTATGTTTGCCGAAAGAATCAGAATTCTTAATGGAAAGACTATGTTAAACGAGGCTCTTTATCTTTCGCCAAGCCCCTTTCCGCCGGATACCCTTAAAAATCTTAAAACCTTGCCAAATACCGTTTATGCTTTTTATTTAAAAGAGTTTGGAATTCGTATAAGCCATGCAATAGAACAAATGATTGCGGTTATGCCTGATGAGTCTGATATTCAACGCTTAAACGTAAAACCAAACGAACCTTTGTTGATGGTTTGTCGAATTTCATATGATGTTAACAAAATTCCCGTTGAATATCGAATAAGTAAAATAAATTCACAGGAATATGCTTA includes:
- a CDS encoding GntR family transcriptional regulator; its protein translation is MKKINFIPLYLQVKNDILSRILAGEWPPHTFLPNEFVLAEQYGVSQGTLRKGLEELTLEKYIVRAQGKGTIVAPIDETSSIFPFYLLYDKNNTRIFPSTETLKTELLSPPVHIAEKLRIKPTDSVMFAERIRILNGKTMLNEALYLSPSPFPPDTLKNLKTLPNTVYAFYLKEFGIRISHAIEQMIAVMPDESDIQRLNVKPNEPLLMVCRISYDVNKIPVEYRISKINSQEYAYKFKIN